From a single Streptomyces liliifuscus genomic region:
- a CDS encoding SWIM zinc finger family protein: MTRSLQAVAYTRPSALESAPDGRRLGLETSRGATPRGVEDHPRFFAGFLTSPQVASAGLLAVADVAGARYYQQQLRASLDPVVTGNGDRLRFESFSGCGGVYARLDVLDTGLDGGEVGHGTTNVDVNNPLREALSRIGSDDPLHLRVGPDEMAVTTLDGPVVEKKVPLPDRWLRGFAEAQVTAAGFDLRAELPAAEAVRFLRSLPRSTARGASRSTGWVVPAGRGLRPTTRPVPGAVCLPGPERLAALQRVLRHATALRVYGPSLAGDTVAASAWEVVLPGMRLTLTLSPEASRGFSGEGGVLDALATDEAAEDAELISVLLAWEPRIDIGDLSAASGLPAERVRAALVRLGTSGRVGYDTAEAAYFHRELPYDAERVERHNPRLRAARALVAEGAVVLDGALGTVTAQDGHAHRVRDDSGALSCSCLWWAKYRGGRGPCKHALAVRMARRGAVAGQTEVLIDGGAR; encoded by the coding sequence ATGACGCGATCTTTGCAGGCCGTGGCCTACACCCGACCCTCCGCGCTGGAGTCCGCACCGGACGGGCGGCGCCTGGGACTCGAGACCTCGCGGGGTGCGACGCCCCGCGGTGTCGAGGACCATCCGCGCTTCTTCGCGGGCTTCCTGACGTCGCCTCAGGTGGCTTCGGCGGGTCTGCTCGCGGTGGCGGACGTGGCGGGCGCGCGGTACTACCAGCAGCAGCTGCGGGCTTCGCTGGACCCGGTGGTCACGGGCAACGGCGACCGGCTCCGCTTCGAGTCCTTCTCCGGGTGCGGTGGGGTGTACGCGCGACTGGACGTGCTGGACACGGGCCTGGACGGTGGGGAGGTGGGCCACGGCACGACGAACGTCGACGTCAACAACCCCTTGCGGGAGGCCCTGTCGAGGATCGGCTCGGACGATCCGCTGCATCTGCGCGTCGGCCCGGACGAGATGGCCGTAACCACGCTCGACGGGCCGGTCGTGGAGAAGAAGGTGCCGCTGCCGGACCGGTGGCTGCGCGGGTTCGCCGAGGCCCAGGTGACAGCGGCCGGCTTCGACCTGCGGGCCGAACTACCCGCGGCGGAGGCCGTGCGGTTCCTGCGTTCCCTGCCGCGTTCCACGGCTCGTGGCGCCTCCCGGAGCACGGGGTGGGTCGTGCCGGCCGGGCGGGGGCTGCGACCCACGACCAGGCCGGTGCCCGGAGCCGTGTGCCTGCCGGGCCCGGAGCGGCTGGCCGCCCTCCAAAGGGTCCTCCGCCATGCGACGGCACTGCGGGTGTACGGTCCTTCGCTCGCCGGGGACACCGTGGCGGCCAGTGCCTGGGAGGTCGTGCTGCCCGGGATGCGGCTCACTCTGACGCTGTCCCCGGAGGCTTCGCGGGGATTCTCCGGTGAGGGCGGCGTCCTGGACGCGCTGGCCACCGACGAGGCCGCCGAGGACGCGGAGCTGATCTCGGTGCTCCTCGCCTGGGAGCCCCGGATCGACATCGGGGACCTGTCCGCCGCCTCGGGCCTGCCGGCCGAGCGTGTGCGGGCCGCCCTGGTCCGGCTGGGCACCTCGGGGCGGGTGGGGTACGACACGGCGGAAGCGGCCTACTTCCACCGCGAACTGCCCTACGACGCCGAGCGCGTGGAGCGGCACAACCCGCGCCTGCGGGCGGCCCGGGCGCTCGTGGCGGAGGGTGCGGTGGTCCTGGACGGCGCGCTCGGCACGGTGACCGCGCAGGACGGGCACGCGCACCGGGTGCGCGACGACTCGGGGGCACTGAGCTGCAGTTGCCTGTGGTGGGCGAAGTACCGGGGAGGGCGCGGACCGTGCAAGCACGCACTGGCCGTGCGGATGGCCCGCCGGGGAGCGGTGGCCGGACAGACAGAGGTTCTGATCGACGGGGGTGCGCGATGA
- a CDS encoding alkaline phosphatase D family protein translates to MSHRPPNPFPGRRSVLRGSLAASAALALPSSVGMAPAFALSGRPKAQWGVQAGDVTTNSGLVWVRSDRPARMIVETSATESFRRPKRWHGPLLGADTDFTGTVPLRGLPAGEQIHYRVTLADPDDYRRTGEPVPGTFRTAPAKRRQGVRFLWSGDIVGQGWGINPDIGGLYAYEEMRRLNPDFFLCSGDTIYADGPLSASVTLPDGRVWRNVTTEEKSKVAETLAEYRGNFRYSLLDENVRRFNAQVPTITQWDDHEVVNNWYPGEILTDTRYTVKDVDTLATRARKAFSEYFPISTLPSTGEDGRVHRVVHHGPLLDVFVLDMRTFRNANSPDRQPDDTNGILGAEQLVWLKRELARSRAVWKVIASDMPLGLVVPDGATDIEAVAQGDPGAPLGRELQIAELLRFVKHRRITGTVWLTADVHYTSAQHYDPSRAAFKDFAPFWEFVSGPLAAGGFPANALDGTFGPDRVFIKAPTTANVSPMESPQYFGEVDIDGDSGELTVRLRATGGSVLFTKVLQPGRVGQ, encoded by the coding sequence ATGTCACACCGCCCGCCGAACCCGTTCCCCGGCCGCCGCAGTGTCCTGCGCGGCTCACTCGCCGCGTCGGCGGCGCTCGCCCTGCCCTCTTCCGTAGGGATGGCCCCCGCGTTCGCCCTGTCGGGTCGGCCGAAGGCGCAATGGGGTGTGCAGGCCGGCGACGTGACCACGAACTCCGGCCTCGTATGGGTGCGTTCCGACCGCCCCGCGCGCATGATCGTGGAGACCTCCGCGACCGAGTCGTTCCGCAGGCCGAAACGGTGGCACGGCCCGCTCCTCGGCGCCGACACCGACTTCACGGGTACGGTCCCGCTGCGCGGTCTGCCGGCGGGCGAGCAGATCCACTACCGGGTGACGCTGGCCGACCCGGACGACTACCGCCGCACCGGTGAGCCCGTACCTGGCACCTTCCGGACCGCCCCCGCCAAGCGGCGCCAGGGCGTCCGGTTCCTCTGGTCGGGGGACATCGTGGGCCAGGGCTGGGGCATCAACCCGGACATCGGCGGCCTCTACGCGTACGAGGAGATGCGCCGACTGAACCCGGACTTCTTCCTGTGCAGCGGCGACACGATCTACGCGGACGGCCCCCTGTCGGCGTCCGTGACGCTCCCCGACGGCCGTGTCTGGAGAAACGTCACCACCGAGGAGAAGTCCAAGGTCGCGGAGACCCTCGCCGAGTACCGGGGCAACTTCCGCTACTCGCTGCTCGACGAGAACGTACGCCGGTTCAACGCCCAGGTGCCGACGATCACCCAGTGGGACGACCACGAGGTCGTCAACAACTGGTACCCGGGCGAGATCCTCACCGACACCCGCTACACGGTGAAGGACGTCGACACGCTGGCCACCCGCGCCCGCAAGGCGTTCAGCGAGTACTTCCCGATCTCCACGCTCCCGTCCACGGGCGAGGACGGCCGGGTGCACCGCGTCGTGCACCACGGTCCGCTGCTGGACGTGTTCGTGCTCGACATGCGTACGTTCCGCAACGCCAACTCTCCGGACCGCCAGCCCGACGACACCAACGGCATCCTGGGCGCGGAGCAGTTGGTCTGGCTGAAGCGTGAACTGGCACGCTCGCGCGCCGTGTGGAAGGTGATCGCCTCGGACATGCCGCTCGGTCTGGTCGTGCCGGACGGCGCGACGGACATCGAGGCCGTCGCGCAGGGCGACCCGGGCGCGCCGCTCGGCCGCGAGCTCCAGATCGCGGAGCTGCTGCGGTTCGTCAAGCACCGCCGGATCACCGGCACGGTGTGGCTGACGGCGGACGTGCACTACACCTCGGCGCAGCACTACGACCCGTCGCGCGCGGCCTTCAAGGACTTCGCGCCGTTCTGGGAGTTCGTCTCCGGGCCCCTGGCCGCCGGCGGCTTCCCGGCCAACGCGCTGGACGGCACCTTCGGCCCCGACCGGGTCTTCATCAAGGCGCCGACGACGGCGAACGTCTCGCCGATGGAGTCCCCGCAGTACTTCGGCGAGGTCGACATCGACGGTGACAGCGGTGAACTGACGGTCCGTCTGCGGGCGACGGGAGGTTCGGTGCTGTTCACGAAGGTGCTGCAGCCGGGGCGTGTGGGCCAGTAG
- the pdxR gene encoding MocR-like pyridoxine biosynthesis transcription factor PdxR has protein sequence MTSSGTNPDAPGAAGWAAAWELLLPAASAPARARGRSLQAALREAVRSGRLTPGTRLPSSRELAADLGVSRGLVTEAYEQLTAEGYLRSDRGAGTWVGGAARAALPRARDLAPRSPGARADFLPGTPDLSLFPRAAWSAAQRGVLAELPHHALGYPDPRGLPRLRTALAELLARRRGVVADPERVMVVSGVAQAMTLLGFVLHARGIRTVGVEDPASPEHGTLYASAGIGTVPLPLDDEGLATGPLRASGVRAVVTTPAHQFPSGIAYSARRRAELLDWARDVDGLVVEDDYDGDFRYDRAPVGALQGLDPEHVAYTGSVSKSLAPGLRLGWLLVPAALAEEVVERKRTMDLGNPVVDQALLARFVERGDYDRQLRRCQRAYKERRDTLVAALEDHFPGARISGIAAGLHVIATLPARYGPQAQFLERTATAGITVRPLTAYTHAPTEDDVVRLVLGYAHVPPTRIREGVHLMAKAVRAAP, from the coding sequence ATGACGTCATCGGGGACCAATCCGGACGCGCCCGGAGCGGCGGGGTGGGCCGCCGCGTGGGAGCTGCTCCTGCCGGCCGCTTCGGCACCGGCACGCGCGCGTGGCCGTTCGCTGCAGGCCGCGCTGCGTGAGGCGGTCCGTTCTGGGCGGCTGACGCCCGGCACCCGTTTGCCGTCCAGCCGTGAACTCGCCGCCGATCTCGGGGTGTCCCGGGGCCTGGTCACGGAGGCGTACGAGCAACTGACCGCGGAGGGCTATCTGCGCAGCGACCGGGGTGCCGGGACGTGGGTCGGCGGGGCCGCGCGGGCCGCGCTCCCCCGCGCGCGGGACCTCGCTCCCCGCTCCCCCGGTGCCCGCGCCGACTTCCTGCCCGGAACACCCGACCTGTCGCTCTTCCCGCGCGCGGCCTGGTCGGCCGCGCAGCGCGGGGTACTCGCCGAACTGCCGCACCACGCACTGGGGTACCCGGATCCGCGCGGGCTGCCCCGACTGCGTACGGCTCTCGCGGAGCTGCTGGCCCGTCGCCGGGGAGTGGTCGCCGATCCGGAGCGGGTGATGGTCGTCTCCGGTGTGGCACAGGCGATGACGCTGCTCGGATTCGTGCTCCACGCGCGCGGGATACGCACCGTCGGCGTGGAGGATCCCGCGAGTCCGGAGCACGGCACGCTGTACGCGTCGGCGGGCATCGGCACCGTACCGCTGCCGCTGGACGACGAAGGGCTGGCCACCGGGCCGCTCCGGGCGTCGGGAGTGCGGGCCGTGGTGACGACGCCGGCGCACCAGTTCCCGTCGGGGATCGCGTACTCCGCGCGGCGCCGCGCGGAACTCCTCGACTGGGCACGCGACGTGGACGGGCTCGTCGTGGAGGACGACTACGACGGGGACTTCCGGTACGACCGGGCGCCTGTCGGCGCCCTCCAGGGGCTCGATCCGGAGCACGTCGCGTACACGGGGTCGGTCAGCAAGTCCCTGGCGCCGGGGCTGCGGCTCGGCTGGCTGCTGGTGCCGGCGGCGCTGGCCGAGGAGGTCGTCGAGCGCAAGCGCACGATGGACCTGGGCAATCCCGTCGTCGACCAGGCCCTCCTCGCCCGCTTCGTGGAACGCGGCGACTACGACCGCCAACTCCGCCGCTGCCAGCGCGCGTACAAGGAGCGCCGCGACACGCTCGTCGCGGCCCTGGAGGACCACTTTCCCGGCGCGCGGATCTCCGGCATCGCCGCCGGCCTCCACGTCATCGCCACGCTGCCCGCCCGCTACGGACCGCAGGCCCAATTCCTGGAGCGAACAGCCACGGCCGGCATCACCGTCCGCCCCCTCACGGCCTACACACACGCCCCGACGGAGGACGACGTGGTGCGCCTGGTACTCGGCTACGCCCACGTCCCACCGACACGCATCCGAGAGGGCGTACATCTGATGGCGAAGGCGGTGCGGGCCGCCCCGTAA
- a CDS encoding alpha/beta fold hydrolase, producing the protein MSATVSFSVPSPLGPRTVTLAYARVGSGEPLLLLHGIGHHRQAWDPVVDILAAERDVIAVDLPGFGESPALPDGLAHDLSTMNAALSGLCEALDLDRPHVAGNSLGGLLALELGREKLVRSVTALSPAGFWSPVERRYAFGLLQAMRAAARSMPLPMVERLSRSAAGRTVLTSSIYARPGRRSPEAVVAETLALANAQGFAETLRAGGSVQFSDDVPGLPVTVAWGTRDRILVRRQGIRAKQIIPRARLVRLPGCGHVPMNDDPALVARVVLDGSR; encoded by the coding sequence ATGTCCGCCACGGTCTCCTTCAGCGTCCCCTCTCCGCTCGGCCCGCGGACCGTGACCCTCGCGTACGCGCGCGTGGGCAGCGGCGAACCGCTTCTGCTGCTGCACGGGATAGGCCACCACCGGCAGGCCTGGGACCCGGTCGTGGACATCCTGGCTGCCGAACGCGATGTGATCGCGGTGGATCTGCCCGGCTTCGGCGAGTCGCCCGCGCTGCCGGACGGACTAGCCCACGACCTGTCGACGATGAACGCCGCGCTCAGCGGGCTGTGCGAGGCGCTGGACCTCGACCGGCCGCATGTGGCGGGCAACTCGCTGGGCGGGCTGCTCGCCCTGGAGCTGGGCCGAGAGAAGCTCGTACGGTCCGTCACGGCGCTGTCGCCCGCCGGGTTCTGGTCCCCCGTCGAGCGGCGGTACGCGTTCGGTCTGCTGCAGGCGATGCGGGCGGCCGCGCGGAGCATGCCACTGCCGATGGTCGAGCGCCTGTCCCGGTCCGCGGCCGGGCGCACCGTACTGACCAGCAGCATCTACGCTCGCCCGGGCCGCCGTTCACCCGAGGCGGTCGTCGCCGAGACCCTCGCGCTGGCCAACGCCCAGGGATTCGCCGAGACGCTCAGGGCCGGTGGCTCGGTGCAGTTCTCCGACGACGTCCCCGGACTTCCCGTCACCGTCGCGTGGGGCACCAGGGACCGGATTCTGGTGCGCCGCCAGGGGATCCGGGCCAAGCAGATCATTCCGCGGGCCCGGCTGGTGCGGCTGCCCGGCTGTGGGCACGTCCCGATGAACGACGATCCGGCGCTGGTCGCCCGGGTCGTCCTGGACGGCAGCCGCTGA
- a CDS encoding RNA polymerase sigma-70 factor, protein MATDTVTEVFEEHRPVLTGVAYRMLGRVADAEDVVQEAWLRWSGGDRSDVREPRAYLVRVTTRLAIDRLRLAQSRKEAYVGPWLPEPYVTDFGATVPDTAERAVLADSVSLAVLVVLESLSPLERAVFVLREAFGYPYADIAVTLDRSESAVRQLAGRARRHVEEKRPRYEVDPAEQRDLTERFLAAATEGDFDGLMSLLAPDVRLVGDSGGRAQAPLRVLESADKVGRFIAGISRKGIADASFRFLEVNGGPALLVLSGDKPDSVLQLDVVNGRIQCVYIIRNPEKLLSLAVD, encoded by the coding sequence GTGGCTACCGACACCGTGACCGAGGTCTTCGAAGAGCACCGGCCCGTCCTGACGGGCGTCGCCTACCGCATGCTCGGCCGGGTGGCCGACGCCGAGGACGTGGTCCAGGAGGCGTGGCTGCGCTGGTCCGGCGGCGACCGCTCCGACGTACGCGAACCGCGCGCATACCTGGTGCGCGTGACGACACGGCTCGCCATCGACCGGCTGCGGCTCGCCCAGTCCCGCAAGGAGGCATATGTAGGGCCCTGGTTGCCCGAGCCGTACGTCACCGACTTCGGGGCCACCGTCCCCGACACGGCGGAGCGGGCGGTGCTCGCCGACTCCGTCTCCCTGGCCGTACTCGTCGTCCTGGAGTCCCTGTCGCCGCTGGAGCGCGCGGTGTTCGTGCTCCGGGAGGCCTTCGGCTATCCGTACGCGGACATCGCCGTCACGCTCGACCGCAGCGAGTCCGCGGTCCGGCAGCTCGCCGGGCGCGCGCGTCGGCACGTCGAGGAGAAGCGCCCGCGCTACGAGGTCGACCCCGCCGAACAACGCGATCTCACCGAACGGTTTCTCGCCGCCGCGACGGAGGGCGATTTCGACGGGTTGATGTCCCTGCTGGCCCCCGATGTACGCCTGGTGGGCGACAGCGGCGGCCGCGCCCAGGCGCCGCTGCGGGTCCTGGAGTCGGCCGACAAGGTGGGCCGTTTCATCGCCGGAATCTCGCGCAAGGGCATTGCGGACGCATCGTTCCGTTTCCTGGAGGTCAACGGCGGTCCCGCGCTCCTGGTGCTGTCCGGCGACAAGCCCGACAGCGTCCTCCAACTGGACGTCGTGAACGGCCGGATCCAGTGCGTCTACATCATCCGCAACCCTGAGAAGCTGCTGTCGCTCGCCGTCGACTGA
- a CDS encoding GntR family transcriptional regulator — MGTTQLDTVPEPKYWHLKTVLSEALDSEFSVGEVLPNERDLAARFGVARATLRQALEQLELEGRLQRRRGVGTTVAPPRMGVAVGSEQHTWPGAVGDAWQLADCTLAVPPSAVARALETEPEEQVHIVRRSRMTHGQPVAAELLYIPASSVPDLSGIDAPSGAARARAVLRELQRLGLESQDRSVELGSARADDAKELDRLPGAPVLVVTTRFVAEGGTAAVSVATYRADTCRLTFGDSGGVEIHHDPERRAS, encoded by the coding sequence GTGGGGACCACGCAGTTGGATACGGTGCCGGAGCCCAAGTACTGGCATCTCAAGACCGTGCTCAGCGAAGCACTGGACTCCGAGTTCTCGGTGGGCGAGGTCCTGCCCAACGAGCGTGATCTCGCGGCCCGGTTCGGCGTCGCAAGGGCCACGCTCCGCCAGGCCCTGGAGCAGCTCGAACTGGAAGGCCGGCTCCAGCGCCGCCGCGGCGTCGGCACGACCGTGGCGCCGCCACGCATGGGCGTGGCCGTCGGATCCGAGCAGCACACGTGGCCGGGCGCGGTCGGCGACGCCTGGCAGCTCGCGGACTGCACGCTGGCGGTCCCGCCCTCGGCGGTGGCCCGGGCCCTGGAGACCGAACCCGAGGAGCAGGTGCACATCGTGCGCCGCTCCCGGATGACACACGGTCAGCCCGTCGCCGCCGAACTGCTGTACATCCCGGCCTCGTCGGTACCCGACCTCTCCGGCATCGACGCGCCCTCGGGAGCCGCACGCGCGCGTGCCGTGCTGCGCGAGCTCCAGCGCCTCGGCCTGGAGAGCCAGGACCGCTCCGTGGAGCTGGGCTCGGCCCGCGCGGACGACGCCAAGGAACTCGACCGGCTCCCCGGCGCGCCCGTCCTCGTCGTCACCACCCGCTTCGTCGCCGAGGGAGGCACGGCCGCGGTCTCCGTCGCCACGTACCGTGCGGACACCTGCCGGCTGACGTTCGGGGACTCCGGCGGCGTGGAGATCCACCACGACCCCGAGCGCCGGGCCTCCTGA
- a CDS encoding ROK family transcriptional regulator translates to MGRLTGGDPSLLRRINSAVVLHALRATEFATLTEITRVTGLSRPTVEGVVEGLIEGGLVVETAAEEGAARRQGRPARRFRFRAEAGHLLGLEIGPHRVAALLADLDGRILGSLAKDVCETASADERLERLRTAVAELLRRAGVARGSLRAVGVASPGIVEADGTVRLGTALPEWTGLPLGERLRRSFKCPVLVENDANAAAVAEHWKGAATESDDMVFVLAGLSPGAGSLIGGRLHRGFGGAAGEIGALHLLGREVTPETLLSTTDEPLHPLDEQAVAEVFTHAREGDERALAAVDRFIQRLVHDVAALVLALDPELVVIGGWAAGIDGVLEPLRKELARYCLRPPRVTLSLLGEAAVATGALRLALDHVEEQLFAVEGTVTARR, encoded by the coding sequence TTGGGGCGGTTGACCGGCGGGGATCCCTCTCTGCTTCGGAGGATCAACTCCGCGGTGGTGCTGCACGCGCTGCGCGCCACGGAGTTCGCGACGCTCACCGAGATCACCCGGGTGACCGGGCTGTCCCGGCCCACGGTCGAGGGGGTCGTCGAGGGGCTGATCGAGGGCGGGCTGGTCGTCGAGACGGCGGCCGAGGAGGGCGCTGCCCGGCGCCAGGGCCGGCCCGCGCGCCGGTTCCGCTTCCGGGCGGAGGCGGGCCATCTGCTGGGCCTGGAGATCGGCCCGCACCGCGTCGCCGCGCTCCTCGCGGACCTGGACGGCCGGATTCTCGGCTCGCTCGCCAAGGACGTGTGCGAGACCGCGTCGGCGGACGAACGGCTGGAACGGCTGCGTACGGCCGTCGCGGAGCTGCTGCGCCGCGCCGGGGTCGCACGGGGCTCCCTGCGGGCCGTCGGCGTGGCCTCGCCCGGGATAGTGGAGGCCGACGGCACCGTACGCCTCGGTACGGCGCTGCCAGAGTGGACGGGGCTTCCGCTGGGCGAGCGGCTGCGCCGTTCCTTCAAGTGTCCGGTGCTGGTCGAGAACGACGCCAACGCGGCGGCGGTCGCCGAGCACTGGAAGGGCGCGGCCACCGAGTCCGACGACATGGTGTTCGTGCTGGCCGGGCTGAGCCCGGGCGCCGGATCGCTGATCGGCGGGCGGCTGCACCGAGGATTCGGGGGCGCGGCAGGCGAGATCGGCGCGCTCCACCTGCTGGGCCGCGAGGTCACCCCGGAGACGCTGCTGTCCACGACGGACGAGCCGCTGCATCCCCTGGACGAGCAGGCCGTCGCGGAGGTGTTCACCCACGCGCGTGAGGGCGACGAGCGGGCTCTGGCGGCCGTCGACCGCTTCATCCAGCGTCTGGTCCACGACGTGGCCGCGCTCGTCCTGGCACTCGATCCCGAGCTCGTGGTGATCGGCGGCTGGGCGGCGGGCATCGACGGTGTACTGGAGCCGCTGCGCAAGGAGCTGGCCCGCTACTGTCTGCGGCCGCCCCGGGTGACGCTGTCGCTCCTGGGCGAGGCCGCGGTGGCGACGGGCGCGCTGCGGCTGGCGCTCGACCATGTGGAGGAGCAGCTCTTCGCGGTGGAGGGCACCGTGACGGCACGCCGCTGA
- the mug gene encoding G/U mismatch-specific DNA glycosylase: protein MTRYTPAELEAARDRLVPDVAADGLQVLFCGINPGLMTAASGHHFARPGNRFWPVLHLSGFTPRLLKPSEQGELLSYGLGITNVVARASARADELSADEYREGGRLLAAKVERLRPRWLAVVGVTAYRAAFDDRRAAIGPQERTFGSTRVWVLPNPSGLNAHWTAATMAEEFGRLREAAQA from the coding sequence CTGACGCGGTACACCCCCGCCGAACTGGAGGCCGCCCGCGACCGGCTCGTACCGGATGTCGCCGCGGACGGTCTCCAGGTGCTGTTCTGCGGTATCAACCCCGGACTCATGACGGCCGCGTCGGGCCACCATTTCGCACGCCCCGGCAACCGCTTCTGGCCGGTCCTGCATCTGTCCGGCTTCACGCCCCGGCTGCTGAAGCCGTCGGAGCAGGGCGAGTTGCTCTCGTACGGGCTCGGCATCACCAATGTGGTCGCGCGGGCGTCCGCACGGGCGGACGAGCTGAGCGCGGACGAGTACCGGGAGGGCGGTCGGCTGCTCGCCGCCAAGGTGGAGCGGCTGCGGCCGCGGTGGCTCGCCGTGGTGGGCGTGACCGCCTACCGGGCCGCCTTCGACGACCGCAGGGCCGCGATCGGGCCGCAGGAGCGGACGTTCGGCTCGACTCGCGTGTGGGTGCTGCCCAACCCCAGTGGTCTGAACGCGCACTGGACGGCGGCGACGATGGCGGAGGAGTTCGGCCGGTTGCGGGAGGCCGCGCAGGCGTGA
- the purB gene encoding adenylosuccinate lyase, which produces MTAPAKPRIPNVLAGRYASAELATLWSPEQKVKLERQLWLAVLRAQKDLGIEVPEAALADYERVLDQVDLASIAEREKVTRHDVKARIEEFNDLAGHEHVHKGMTSRDLTENVEQLQIRLSLELMRDRTVAVLARLGKLAGEYGELVMAGRSHNVAAQATTLGKRFATAADELLVAYGRVEELLARYPLRGIKGPVGTAQDMLDLLGGDAAKLADLEQRIARHLGFSQAFTSVGQVYPRSLDYEVVTALVQLAAAPSSTAKTIRLMAGHELVTEGFKPGQVGSSAMPHKMNTRSCERVNGLMVILRGYASMTGELAGDQWNEGDVSCSVVRRVALPDAFFALDGLLETFLTVLDEFGAFPAVVARELDRYLPFLATTKVLMGAVRAGVGREVAHEAIKENAVASALAMREQGAERNELLDKLAADERIPLDRAGLDALMADKLSFTGAAADQVAAVVARIEEIVKQHPEAAGYTPGAIL; this is translated from the coding sequence GTGACTGCGCCCGCAAAGCCCCGTATCCCGAACGTCCTCGCCGGCCGCTATGCCTCGGCCGAGCTCGCCACGCTGTGGTCCCCCGAGCAGAAGGTGAAGCTGGAGCGTCAGCTCTGGCTCGCCGTGCTGCGGGCCCAGAAGGACCTCGGGATCGAGGTGCCGGAGGCCGCGCTCGCCGACTACGAGCGCGTGCTCGACCAGGTCGACCTGGCCTCGATCGCCGAGCGCGAGAAGGTCACGCGGCACGACGTGAAGGCGCGGATCGAGGAGTTCAACGACCTCGCCGGGCACGAGCACGTGCACAAGGGCATGACGTCCCGGGACCTCACCGAGAACGTCGAGCAGCTGCAGATCCGGCTCTCCCTGGAGCTGATGCGCGACCGAACGGTCGCCGTCCTGGCCCGCCTGGGCAAGCTCGCCGGCGAGTACGGCGAGCTGGTCATGGCGGGGCGCTCGCACAACGTGGCGGCGCAGGCGACGACCCTCGGCAAGCGTTTCGCGACCGCGGCCGACGAGCTGCTCGTCGCGTACGGCCGGGTCGAGGAGCTGCTCGCCCGCTACCCGCTGCGCGGCATCAAGGGTCCGGTGGGCACGGCCCAGGACATGCTGGACCTGCTGGGCGGGGACGCGGCCAAGCTCGCGGACCTGGAGCAGCGGATCGCCCGGCACCTGGGCTTCTCGCAGGCGTTCACGTCCGTCGGCCAGGTCTACCCGCGCTCGCTCGACTACGAGGTCGTGACGGCGCTGGTGCAGCTGGCCGCGGCGCCCTCGTCCACCGCGAAGACGATCCGGCTGATGGCCGGGCACGAGCTGGTCACCGAGGGCTTCAAGCCCGGCCAGGTCGGCTCCTCCGCGATGCCGCACAAGATGAACACCCGCTCCTGCGAGCGCGTCAACGGCCTGATGGTGATCCTGCGCGGCTACGCCTCGATGACGGGCGAGCTGGCGGGCGACCAGTGGAACGAGGGCGACGTGTCCTGCTCGGTGGTGCGCCGGGTCGCGCTGCCGGACGCGTTCTTCGCGCTCGACGGTCTGCTGGAGACGTTCCTGACCGTGCTCGACGAGTTCGGCGCGTTCCCGGCCGTCGTGGCGCGTGAGCTGGACCGCTATCTCCCCTTCCTCGCGACGACCAAGGTGCTGATGGGCGCGGTGCGCGCGGGCGTCGGCCGTGAGGTCGCGCACGAGGCCATCAAGGAGAACGCCGTCGCCTCCGCCCTCGCCATGCGCGAGCAGGGCGCCGAGCGCAACGAACTGCTCGACAAGCTCGCCGCCGACGAGCGCATCCCGCTGGACCGCGCCGGGCTCGACGCGCTGATGGCCGACAAGCTGTCCTTCACGGGTGCCGCCGCCGACCAGGTGGCCGCGGTCGTCGCCCGGATCGAGGAGATCGTGAAGCAGCACCCTGAGGCCGCGGGTTACACGCCGGGGGCGATCCTCTGA
- a CDS encoding DUF4365 domain-containing protein has protein sequence MLDAKQHQGKFGEDYVRVLASAAGLIVLQGDLDADGVDLGFRATGRYGRTLSPTVEAQIKTWSAPFVSSGHLNYRGLNEWQFNRLAGPDFTVPRFLFVICVPADNQAYAAMSTDGVMLRHLGYFVSLRCEEPIKDPDRRRRRPVRVPTANVLTAASLRRLAETQSDW, from the coding sequence GTGCTCGATGCGAAGCAGCATCAGGGCAAGTTCGGCGAAGACTACGTCCGTGTGCTGGCTTCTGCGGCAGGGCTGATCGTCCTGCAAGGCGATCTCGACGCGGACGGGGTCGACCTCGGGTTCCGCGCCACCGGCCGCTACGGACGGACGCTGTCACCCACTGTCGAGGCTCAGATCAAGACATGGTCGGCGCCGTTCGTGTCGTCCGGTCACCTGAACTACCGCGGGCTCAATGAGTGGCAGTTCAACAGGCTCGCCGGTCCCGACTTCACCGTGCCCCGGTTTCTGTTCGTCATCTGTGTCCCCGCCGACAACCAGGCGTACGCGGCCATGAGCACCGACGGTGTGATGCTCCGTCACCTCGGCTACTTCGTCTCGCTTCGCTGCGAGGAGCCGATCAAGGACCCCGACCGTCGCCGAAGGCGTCCGGTCAGAGTTCCGACAGCGAACGTGCTCACCGCCGCTTCACTGCGCCGGCTCGCCGAGACGCAGTCCGACTGGTAG